In Deinococcus sp. QL22, the following are encoded in one genomic region:
- a CDS encoding NUDIX hydrolase, with translation MVDLDVHLGEIRFNSRVAVLVVRDNHILLNRFDGATFWFTPGGRIVTGESSEQAARREFLEETGAVLDELRLALVAEIFGQIKGQKIHNLEFYYIATGIPELPNGGFANISDDGVTFEWFPLDGLEQLDIQPPSWHRCCLFYSPRQRCNMWSITGNRRESPYHRPRPSQCEAVVHAVGGPIPTWNELTIPLQARESADSKCDKINPAERSDNSPVPFGGGKVQRGRRQTRSPSSNGGHPNASRHQA, from the coding sequence ATGGTTGATCTAGACGTTCATTTGGGCGAGATTCGCTTTAACTCCCGTGTTGCCGTCTTGGTTGTGCGTGACAATCACATTTTGCTCAACCGATTTGATGGAGCAACATTCTGGTTTACGCCGGGGGGCCGAATCGTGACGGGCGAATCCAGCGAGCAAGCTGCCCGCCGCGAATTCTTGGAAGAAACAGGCGCAGTCTTGGATGAACTGCGGCTGGCTCTGGTGGCTGAAATCTTTGGGCAAATTAAAGGCCAGAAGATACACAACTTAGAGTTTTACTATATTGCCACTGGTATTCCAGAGCTTCCTAACGGCGGTTTTGCCAACATTTCGGATGATGGCGTGACATTCGAGTGGTTCCCGCTTGACGGCCTTGAGCAGCTAGATATACAGCCCCCTTCTTGGCACAGATGTTGCCTTTTCTACTCACCTCGCCAGAGGTGCAACATGTGGTCCATTACCGGGAATAGGCGAGAAAGCCCTTATCACCGTCCCCGCCCAAGTCAGTGTGAGGCCGTCGTCCACGCAGTGGGCGGGCCAATTCCCACTTGGAATGAACTGACGATTCCGCTTCAAGCGAGGGAGTCAGCCGACTCAAAATGCGACAAGATCAATCCTGCCGAGCGCAGTGACAACTCCCCTGTACCCTTCGGGGGTGGGAAAGTCCAACGTGGAAGAAGACAGACCCGCTCGCCTTCATCCAATGGGGGCCATCCGAACGCCAGCCGCCACCAAGCGTAA
- a CDS encoding fumarylacetoacetate hydrolase family protein, with the protein MRIVRIQTETGPHWGQLDTDTIHLTRGVAGERTGQAVPLAGAMLLAPAEPSKIVCVGRNYLDHIRELGNDTAGLPTEPGIFLKGPNALAEPGGTVEKPDWTESFHFEGELALVMGKQARNLTSDNALDAVLGYTCGLDLTARDRQKTDLQWFRAKAADRFCPLGPWLETDLNPADLRLQTRVNGQTRQDGRTNQMIFDVVQILTYITQFVTLEPGDVVLTGTPEGVGPLERGDRVEVEVQGVGVLTTLIS; encoded by the coding sequence ATGCGGATTGTCCGAATTCAGACCGAAACAGGGCCACACTGGGGCCAACTCGACACCGACACCATCCACCTCACACGCGGCGTGGCTGGGGAGCGCACCGGCCAAGCGGTGCCTTTGGCTGGGGCAATGCTGCTGGCTCCTGCTGAACCCAGCAAAATTGTATGTGTGGGCCGCAATTATCTGGATCACATCCGGGAACTGGGCAACGATACGGCAGGCCTACCCACCGAACCCGGTATTTTCCTGAAAGGCCCAAATGCGCTGGCCGAACCTGGCGGCACGGTAGAGAAGCCCGACTGGACAGAGAGTTTCCACTTTGAGGGCGAATTGGCGCTGGTGATGGGCAAGCAGGCGCGGAATCTGACGTCCGACAACGCGCTGGACGCCGTGCTGGGCTACACCTGCGGCCTAGACCTGACTGCCCGTGACCGCCAGAAAACCGATCTGCAATGGTTCCGCGCCAAAGCTGCTGACCGTTTTTGCCCGCTGGGGCCTTGGCTGGAAACCGACCTGAACCCGGCTGATTTACGCTTGCAAACCCGCGTAAACGGCCAGACCCGGCAGGATGGCCGCACCAACCAGATGATCTTTGACGTGGTTCAGATTCTGACCTACATCACCCAGTTCGTGACGCTGGAACCCGGCGACGTGGTGCTGACCGGAACCCCCGAAGGCGTGGGGCCACTGGAGCGCGGCGATAGGGTAGAGGTTGAAGTGCAGGGCGTGGGCGTACTGACAACCCTGATCAGCTAG
- a CDS encoding aspartate aminotransferase family protein, producing MTVGLPDRFIRTSDVLSETFAGAAARHLDQQFGNEELLYGLDLLGLAGPFSRVTPWELEDEAGVRRINASGYAATPFGEMPPVLTNFLQEFLTSNRAMGLPQQSSGPWRAALQTNLVRLLARELPSHADSQVFFCSSGTEAIEGALKFAKAWRPKAKFQISFSSGYHGKTLGSLSLTPNPEYQDVFRPLVPGALTCPYGDLTALTSLIRRVGPDNVVCVVVEPIQGEGGVNIPPAGFLSGLGDLCRRYGIVVIADEIQTGLGRTGHWFESASQGLDADIITLAKPLGGGMTAVGATIVRHPIYKKMLGGLSSKRHSNTFGGGAMAMAVGLKSLEYLMDNDLPARSLKLGELGLARLRTIQAEYPRLLEDVRGQGLLLAMQFKPMLGLPLPEILKELVFEATAILALRELHGSGVMGNLSLSSKRTVRLTPALDMPQDVFDTMMNRVADFAARNPAARNILTNTPPAMTAKLAKFAASKPKKRTPSDG from the coding sequence ATGACTGTTGGCCTTCCCGATAGGTTTATTCGCACCTCAGACGTCCTGAGTGAAACATTTGCCGGAGCAGCGGCGCGGCACCTCGATCAGCAGTTCGGCAACGAAGAACTCCTGTACGGGCTGGATTTATTGGGGCTGGCTGGACCGTTTTCGCGGGTCACGCCGTGGGAACTGGAGGATGAGGCGGGCGTGCGGCGCATCAATGCATCGGGCTACGCGGCCACTCCCTTTGGCGAGATGCCGCCTGTGCTGACCAACTTTTTGCAGGAATTTTTGACCAGCAACCGGGCGATGGGCTTGCCGCAGCAATCGTCAGGGCCTTGGCGAGCCGCGCTGCAAACCAATCTGGTGCGCCTGCTGGCCCGCGAACTGCCCAGCCACGCCGATTCGCAGGTGTTCTTTTGCTCCAGCGGCACCGAAGCTATAGAGGGCGCACTGAAATTTGCCAAGGCGTGGCGGCCCAAAGCCAAGTTTCAGATTTCGTTTTCCAGCGGCTACCACGGCAAAACATTGGGCAGCCTGAGCCTCACGCCCAATCCCGAATATCAGGATGTGTTCCGGCCACTCGTACCGGGGGCGCTGACCTGTCCATACGGCGACCTGACCGCGCTGACCAGCCTGATCCGGCGCGTCGGCCCCGACAACGTGGTGTGCGTGGTGGTGGAACCCATTCAGGGAGAAGGCGGCGTGAACATTCCGCCCGCCGGATTCCTGAGCGGATTGGGCGACCTGTGCCGCAGGTACGGAATAGTGGTCATTGCTGACGAAATCCAGACTGGATTGGGCCGCACCGGGCACTGGTTTGAATCGGCGTCGCAGGGGCTGGATGCCGACATCATCACGCTCGCCAAACCGCTGGGCGGCGGCATGACCGCAGTGGGCGCGACCATCGTTCGGCACCCCATTTACAAAAAGATGCTGGGCGGCCTGAGCAGCAAACGCCATTCCAATACCTTCGGCGGCGGCGCGATGGCGATGGCGGTGGGCCTGAAGTCGCTGGAATACCTGATGGACAACGACCTGCCCGCCCGCAGCCTAAAACTGGGTGAATTGGGACTGGCCCGCCTAAGAACCATTCAGGCCGAGTACCCCAGATTGCTGGAGGATGTACGCGGTCAGGGCCTGCTGCTGGCGATGCAGTTTAAGCCCATGCTGGGGCTGCCCCTACCCGAAATCCTGAAAGAACTGGTGTTCGAGGCCACCGCGATTCTGGCCCTGCGCGAACTGCACGGCAGCGGCGTGATGGGCAACCTCAGCCTCAGCAGCAAGCGCACCGTGCGCCTGACCCCCGCGCTGGATATGCCGCAGGACGTGTTTGACACCATGATGAACCGCGTGGCCGACTTTGCCGCCCGCAACCCGGCCGCCCGCAACATCCTGACCAACACGCCGCCCGCGATGACGGCCAAACTGGCGAAATTCGCGGCGAGCAAACCGAAGAAGCGGACGCCCAGCGACGGATAG
- a CDS encoding DUF1517 domain-containing protein, giving the protein MPRFHNQHSHQQDLHNQAKPRLRPFALLLLLMAAFVLALGSLTLQGSASAQSGGGFGGSSSGGSSGGGGGGYSGGGGGYGGGYGGGYSGGGYSGPIIVNTGGGGYYGGGGGGFGFIGLIIFGFVVFSVVGAMRRSMAGGGARALTRGGGLAGFSGTAQAVSVQLLMAEGDEVKKALQRVAQSGDPDSNEGLARMLQEAALVALRHPDRWVYGNVERAQGAANAADSQVGAWATEARSAFTEQTTSNYQNKDVNTGFEQRKDYKADHDSGDMYLAVTIAIAAHTLENLPPAGVTNAAEARAALNAISSVAPGDLIRAEVVWSPDAEGEFLSEDDAIQKYPKLTKL; this is encoded by the coding sequence ATGCCCCGCTTTCATAATCAACACTCGCACCAGCAAGACTTGCATAACCAAGCCAAGCCCCGCCTACGCCCATTTGCCCTGTTGCTGCTGCTCATGGCGGCCTTTGTGCTGGCTCTCGGAAGCCTGACCCTGCAAGGTTCGGCCTCGGCCCAATCCGGCGGCGGCTTTGGCGGCAGCAGTTCGGGCGGGTCTTCGGGCGGTGGGGGAGGCGGCTACAGCGGCGGCGGTGGAGGCTACGGCGGTGGATACGGGGGCGGCTATAGCGGCGGCGGTTACAGCGGCCCGATTATCGTCAATACGGGGGGCGGCGGCTATTACGGCGGTGGGGGCGGCGGCTTCGGCTTCATCGGGCTGATCATCTTCGGCTTCGTGGTGTTTTCGGTGGTGGGCGCCATGCGCCGCAGCATGGCGGGCGGCGGGGCACGCGCCCTCACACGCGGCGGCGGGCTGGCGGGCTTTAGCGGTACGGCGCAGGCGGTCAGTGTGCAACTGCTGATGGCCGAGGGCGACGAAGTGAAGAAGGCGCTGCAACGTGTGGCCCAGTCCGGCGACCCCGACAGCAACGAAGGCCTTGCGCGGATGCTGCAAGAAGCTGCGCTGGTGGCCCTGCGTCACCCTGACCGCTGGGTGTACGGCAACGTAGAACGCGCACAGGGAGCCGCCAACGCCGCCGACTCGCAGGTGGGCGCGTGGGCCACCGAAGCCCGCTCCGCCTTTACCGAGCAGACCACCAGCAACTACCAGAACAAAGACGTGAACACCGGCTTCGAGCAGCGTAAAGACTACAAAGCCGACCACGATTCCGGCGACATGTATCTGGCCGTGACCATTGCCATTGCCGCCCACACCCTGGAGAACTTGCCCCCCGCAGGTGTCACCAACGCCGCCGAAGCCCGCGCCGCCCTGAACGCGATCAGCAGCGTGGCCCCCGGCGACCTGATCCGCGCCGAGGTGGTCTGGAGTCCAGATGCCGAGGGCGAGTTTCTAAGTGAAGATGACGCGATTCAGAAGTATCCGAAGCTGACCAAGTTGTAA
- a CDS encoding polysaccharide deacetylase family protein — MLAADVLGRAAGWGALGPGPRTRRRVALTFDDGPGSRTQDLMTVLKRHGAPATFFVTAPNAAAHPDLMQALADAGHQLEAHGIWHRPALLLPPWMEWAQVRWHPRAGEPSLLFRPPYGGHSPCTRLLARLARRRIALWDTEGRDWLDLPAAELARYTLEQVRPGSVILLHDGPEVTPELLDLILHGLHKRGLTPVLLRDLPMQRIGLRAGLERVRASYGR; from the coding sequence GTGCTCGCCGCCGATGTGCTGGGCCGCGCCGCCGGATGGGGTGCGCTTGGCCCCGGCCCCCGCACTCGCCGCCGCGTGGCCCTGACCTTTGACGATGGCCCCGGATCCCGCACGCAGGACTTGATGACTGTGCTGAAGCGGCACGGCGCACCTGCCACCTTCTTTGTCACGGCCCCGAACGCCGCCGCGCACCCCGACCTGATGCAAGCTCTGGCGGACGCGGGCCACCAGCTGGAGGCGCACGGCATCTGGCACCGCCCCGCCCTGCTGCTGCCACCGTGGATGGAATGGGCACAGGTGCGCTGGCATCCACGTGCAGGAGAGCCCAGTTTGCTATTTCGCCCACCCTACGGCGGCCATAGCCCCTGCACCCGCCTGCTGGCCCGCCTCGCCCGCCGCCGAATTGCGCTGTGGGACACGGAAGGCCGCGACTGGCTGGACTTGCCCGCCGCTGAACTGGCCCGGTACACGCTAGAGCAGGTGCGCCCCGGCAGCGTGATCTTGCTGCACGATGGCCCGGAGGTCACGCCCGAACTGCTCGACTTGATCTTGCACGGCCTGCACAAACGTGGCCTGACGCCTGTGTTGCTGCGCGATCTGCCCATGCAGCGCATCGGTTTGCGGGCGGGGCTTGAGCGGGTGCGGGCCAGTTATGGGCGGTGA
- a CDS encoding MFS transporter: protein MTVGKRPLSDRIPLLPGTLVPVLGATLAVACAEFVRNGLYVGYLPLVGRSEFGLPLTATGAALTAHLIADTLMRGPAGAAISRYGLRPVVAGGALLSLLAVALLPFVITFWMLILVAALHGVGFSVMWPGVLNLTADSSKPGYSGRALSTVTMLALPMIGVGVLVYGAIGKQGGNFPLILAGGLQLLAVCGALLMPMRRVRQRETPPAPSRESVRRVARSLLPLMPAALLQTGTLSLIGPLLFPIAKKLGIEYWPLVSILALGGVIAYATIPFAGRIADRGNARLVLASGFALIGTAFVLVATLPPIWAFYPIAVVLGIGYGCVTPGWSALVTGTLPEAERPAAWGALMTVENAGTAFGPVVGALAYQAIGVSGPFIVGAALALVTASAYAMFRRAFPAAVHS, encoded by the coding sequence ATGACGGTGGGCAAGCGGCCACTCTCAGACCGGATTCCACTGCTACCCGGCACGCTCGTTCCTGTGCTGGGGGCTACCCTAGCCGTTGCCTGCGCCGAATTTGTTCGCAACGGCCTGTATGTCGGCTATCTGCCGCTGGTGGGCCGCTCCGAATTTGGCCTGCCTCTCACGGCCACGGGCGCGGCCCTCACCGCCCACCTGATTGCCGATACGCTGATGCGCGGCCCGGCTGGGGCGGCCATTTCGCGCTATGGGCTGCGGCCTGTAGTGGCAGGCGGAGCGCTGCTCAGTTTGTTGGCAGTGGCCCTGCTGCCGTTTGTGATCACGTTCTGGATGCTGATTCTGGTCGCTGCCCTCCACGGCGTAGGCTTTAGCGTGATGTGGCCGGGAGTGCTGAACCTGACCGCTGATTCCAGCAAACCCGGCTACAGCGGGCGGGCGCTGTCCACCGTGACCATGTTGGCCCTGCCCATGATTGGCGTCGGCGTGCTGGTGTACGGCGCAATCGGCAAGCAGGGGGGCAATTTTCCACTCATTCTGGCGGGTGGGCTGCAACTGTTGGCCGTGTGCGGGGCGCTGCTGATGCCCATGCGCCGCGTGCGCCAACGCGAAACGCCGCCCGCCCCCAGCCGCGAGAGTGTACGCCGCGTAGCGCGCTCCCTGCTGCCGCTGATGCCTGCCGCGCTCCTGCAAACTGGGACGTTGTCCCTGATTGGCCCGCTGCTCTTTCCTATTGCCAAAAAACTGGGCATCGAGTACTGGCCGCTGGTGTCTATTCTGGCGCTGGGGGGCGTCATTGCTTACGCCACCATTCCCTTTGCCGGAAGAATTGCAGACCGGGGAAATGCCCGCTTGGTACTGGCGAGCGGCTTTGCCCTGATCGGCACGGCTTTCGTGTTGGTGGCGACCTTGCCCCCTATCTGGGCGTTTTACCCCATCGCGGTGGTGCTGGGCATCGGCTACGGCTGCGTGACGCCCGGTTGGTCGGCCCTCGTCACAGGTACGCTGCCGGAAGCCGAACGCCCCGCCGCCTGGGGCGCACTGATGACTGTGGAAAATGCCGGAACCGCCTTTGGCCCGGTGGTGGGTGCGCTGGCGTATCAGGCCATCGGCGTCAGCGGGCCATTCATCGTGGGCGCGGCGCTGGCTCTGGTGACTGCCAGTGCTTACGCCATGTTCAGGCGGGCCTTTCCGGCGGCAGTGCATAGCTAG
- a CDS encoding glycosyltransferase, with amino-acid sequence MPEFSVVIPARNEAVYLPLTLRALERQTHAPHEVIVVDNGSRDATAEVARSWGATVIQCHERGVARARQTGLDAARGDWVASTDADSLPAPQWLERLNAAATGRVALYGPMRFSGVRRPLPQISEAAYTLFLRLCVLADKPNLAGANMAYSRLAADLAGGYPDVEAYEDILLGQALARLGTVAYVPGALVETSARRLEGGLIPFLWRHAQNISGHTRGYFEE; translated from the coding sequence GTGCCGGAATTCTCGGTTGTTATTCCTGCGCGCAACGAAGCGGTGTATCTGCCCCTGACGTTGCGCGCACTGGAACGTCAGACCCACGCCCCCCATGAAGTGATTGTCGTCGACAACGGCAGCCGTGACGCCACCGCCGAGGTGGCCCGCTCGTGGGGAGCCACTGTTATTCAGTGCCATGAACGCGGTGTGGCCCGTGCCCGCCAAACTGGTCTGGACGCCGCACGGGGCGACTGGGTGGCCTCCACCGACGCCGATTCCCTGCCCGCCCCGCAGTGGCTGGAACGCCTGAACGCTGCCGCCACAGGCCGGGTGGCCCTCTATGGCCCCATGCGATTTTCGGGGGTGCGCCGCCCGCTGCCGCAGATTTCGGAAGCCGCCTACACCCTGTTTTTGCGGCTGTGCGTGCTGGCCGACAAACCCAATCTGGCCGGGGCAAACATGGCCTACTCGCGCCTCGCCGCAGATCTGGCGGGCGGATACCCAGATGTCGAAGCCTACGAGGACATTTTGCTGGGTCAGGCGTTGGCGCGGTTGGGCACGGTGGCCTACGTGCCGGGGGCTCTGGTCGAAACCAGTGCGCGGCGGCTGGAAGGCGGATTGATTCCCTTCCTGTGGCGGCACGCGCAAAATATCAGCGGTCATACACGAGGCTACTTCGAGGAGTAA
- a CDS encoding glycosyltransferase family 4 protein yields the protein MTPPASLPEGAALTERPLRIGLFTDTFLPDQNGIVTSVGLLSDELRARGHHVDVVAPDFPEHVDTRADVYRISSLRYMFLPTYRLAWPTRKDFERKYDIVHTHTPLTLGLAGVRLARKWQVPHIATYHTHLAAYTHYVPGLTSFDQMTKLVSRVSGQLYGRANAVIVPTTGMLDVMRDMGVRDPVVIPTSIDPKGLEAAPPILNPWPAGTRRILSVGRLAREKRFDLVLDTLSQLPDAHLVLLGEGPERAHLEAHARQLGISERVTFLGVRPWTEIGAYYRLAELFLFASDTETQGLVLQEAQLMDVPVVAVGARGTLSGVAHGRSGYLTMPGDVNALVRHARDVLGSPDLWEQLSAGARAFGQTTTPGGVAERVLEVYARALGAPSSAELALPSEAVTPRSSLVYDR from the coding sequence GTGACTCCGCCTGCTTCTCTTCCAGAAGGCGCGGCCCTGACCGAGCGCCCGCTGCGAATCGGTCTGTTCACCGATACCTTTTTGCCCGACCAGAACGGCATCGTGACCAGCGTGGGCCTGCTCAGCGATGAGCTGCGGGCGCGCGGACACCATGTGGATGTGGTGGCCCCCGATTTTCCCGAACATGTAGATACCCGCGCCGACGTGTACCGGATTTCCAGCCTGCGCTACATGTTCCTGCCCACCTACCGCCTCGCATGGCCCACCCGGAAGGACTTCGAGCGCAAATACGACATCGTGCATACGCATACGCCGCTCACGCTGGGGCTGGCGGGCGTGCGCTTGGCCCGCAAGTGGCAGGTGCCGCACATCGCGACCTATCACACGCATTTGGCGGCCTACACGCATTATGTGCCAGGACTGACTTCCTTTGACCAGATGACCAAACTGGTGTCGAGGGTGTCGGGACAGTTGTACGGACGGGCCAACGCGGTGATTGTGCCCACCACAGGAATGCTGGACGTCATGCGCGACATGGGCGTGCGTGACCCGGTGGTCATTCCGACCAGCATCGACCCCAAAGGCCTGGAAGCCGCGCCGCCAATCCTTAACCCCTGGCCTGCGGGCACGCGCCGCATTCTGAGTGTAGGCCGCCTAGCCCGTGAAAAACGCTTCGATCTGGTGCTGGATACCCTATCGCAGTTGCCTGACGCTCATCTGGTTCTGCTGGGAGAAGGGCCGGAGCGGGCGCACCTGGAGGCCCACGCCCGACAACTCGGTATCTCGGAGCGCGTCACCTTTTTAGGCGTGCGTCCCTGGACAGAGATCGGCGCGTATTACCGCCTCGCGGAACTGTTCCTGTTTGCCAGCGACACCGAGACGCAGGGCCTGGTGCTGCAAGAAGCGCAATTGATGGACGTTCCGGTGGTAGCGGTCGGCGCACGCGGAACCCTGAGCGGCGTGGCACACGGGCGCAGCGGCTACCTGACCATGCCCGGCGACGTGAACGCACTGGTCAGGCACGCCCGCGACGTGTTGGGCAGTCCAGATCTCTGGGAACAGCTGTCGGCGGGGGCACGTGCTTTCGGCCAGACCACCACACCCGGTGGGGTCGCCGAGCGGGTGCTGGAGGTGTACGCCCGTGCATTGGGCGCACCCAGCAGCGCCGAATTAGCCCTGCCCTCCGAGGCCGTTACTCCTCGAAGTAGCCTCGTGTATGACCGCTGA
- a CDS encoding Sectered polysaccharide deacetylase codes for MLTAAFPWITPSLLRAGAFGTLYGGAPGDPATGLTVPVESAAELETVLRVLEEAKLGATLLVPVDLARVAPELLRAAVQAGHEIAGTGPPIGISKLEAAAGQPVTVWALEGAALTRKNLAALMHHGVRPLPFPQAAAQPGQTVRVLPAELAATLTELKTLGYRPAPVRAIPGLRSAKPRDLLIHVYSRTVEDRFARDHHVIDLAQRADAVMRVAPRSEVMPPLPLPPHTPTAELHLHSPRIVGINARSSLAAYRAYQRSLKDVAAALQTRPELQGAQAVYAVTLFHSPLERNGFTLLDLPPQQARWFGFGFRLLRAVYGTPKPPSEGTPKMAWMTREAFVARHG; via the coding sequence ATGCTCACCGCTGCTTTCCCTTGGATCACGCCTTCTTTGCTGCGTGCAGGTGCGTTCGGTACGCTCTACGGCGGCGCTCCGGGCGATCCTGCCACCGGCCTGACCGTGCCTGTGGAGTCGGCGGCAGAACTGGAAACCGTGTTGCGGGTACTAGAAGAAGCCAAGCTGGGAGCCACATTGCTGGTTCCGGTGGACTTGGCCCGCGTTGCCCCAGAATTGTTGCGGGCCGCCGTGCAAGCCGGACACGAGATCGCCGGAACTGGGCCTCCAATTGGAATAAGCAAGCTGGAAGCAGCGGCAGGTCAGCCCGTGACCGTGTGGGCGTTGGAAGGAGCGGCGCTGACCCGTAAGAATCTAGCGGCGCTGATGCACCATGGCGTGCGCCCTCTCCCCTTTCCGCAGGCGGCAGCGCAACCGGGTCAGACGGTGCGGGTACTTCCGGCAGAGTTGGCGGCGACTCTGACCGAACTGAAGACACTGGGCTACCGCCCCGCGCCTGTGCGGGCCATTCCCGGCCTGCGCTCCGCCAAGCCCCGTGACCTGCTGATCCACGTTTACAGCCGCACCGTAGAAGACCGCTTTGCCCGTGACCATCATGTGATTGACCTCGCCCAACGCGCCGACGCCGTGATGCGCGTGGCTCCGCGCTCCGAGGTGATGCCGCCGCTGCCCTTGCCGCCGCACACACCCACCGCCGAATTGCATCTGCACTCGCCGCGCATCGTGGGCATCAACGCCCGCAGTTCTCTGGCCGCCTACCGCGCCTACCAACGCAGCTTGAAAGACGTAGCGGCGGCCCTGCAAACCCGTCCGGAATTGCAAGGTGCTCAGGCCGTGTACGCCGTCACTCTGTTCCATAGTCCGCTGGAAAGGAACGGCTTTACCCTGCTGGACTTGCCGCCCCAGCAGGCGCGGTGGTTCGGCTTCGGCTTCCGCCTGTTGCGGGCGGTCTACGGCACGCCCAAACCGCCGAGCGAGGGGACGCCGAAAATGGCTTGGATGACGCGGGAAGCGTTTGTGGCGCGGCATGGGTAG